From Panicum hallii strain FIL2 chromosome 2, PHallii_v3.1, whole genome shotgun sequence, a single genomic window includes:
- the LOC112881396 gene encoding pentatricopeptide repeat-containing protein At1g25360 produces MPPPPAAASPPYQCSVLLRRLAASCSLASSSPSSFLRALRCLHARLLTSGLLHAPSHPHLTLRLIHLYTLSHDLPAAALLFRSNPCPIAATSLVAAHAAAGRLPAAVSFFDAVPPARRDTVLHNAVISAYARASRAAPAVAVFRSQLASGSLRPDDYSFTALLSAAAHLPNLSVYHCAQLHCSVLKSGAGGALSVCNALIALYMKCDAPEVTRDARKVLDEMPAKDELTWTTMVVGYVRRGDVGAARSVFEEVDGKFDVVWNAMISGYVQSGMATEAFELFRRMVLGRVSLDEFTFTSVLSACANAGFFLLGKSVHGQIIRLQPDFVPEAALPVNNALVTLYSKGGKIAVAKRIFDSMKSKDVVSWNTILSGYVESSCLDKAVEVFKEMPYKNELSWMVMVSGYVHGGRAEDALKLFNWMRAEDVKPCDYTYAGAIAACGELGALKHGKQLHGHLVQLGFEGSNSAGNALITMYAKCGAVKEAHLVFLVMPNVDSVSWNAMISALGQHGHGREALDLFDQMVAEGMYPDRISYLTVLTACNHAGLVDEGFHYFESMKRDFGIIPGEDHYARMIDLLGRAGRIAEARDLIKTIPFEPTPSIWEAILSGCRNNGDMELGAYAADQLFKMTPQHDGTYILLSNTYSAAGRWVDAARVRKLMRDRGVKKEPGCSWIEVGNKVHVFLVGDTKHPEAHEVYHFLEMVGAKMRKLGYLPDTKVVLHDMEPHEKEHILFAHSERLAVGFGLLKLPPGATVTVLKNLKICADCHAAIMFMSKAVGREIVVRDVRRFHHFKDGECSCGNYW; encoded by the coding sequence atgccgccgccgcccgccgccgcctcgccgccctacCAATGCTCCGTCCTCCTGCGGCGCCTTGCCGCGAGTTGTTCCcttgcctcctcctccccgtccTCCTTCCTCCGCGCGCTACGCTGCCTCCACGCTCGCCTCCTCACCTCCGGGCTCCTCCACGCGCCGTCGCACCCGCACCTTACGCTCCGCCTCATCCACCTCTACACCCTGTCCCAcgacctccccgccgccgcgctcctctTCCGCTCAAACCCGTGCCccatcgccgccacctcgctcgtcgccgcgcacgccgccgcgggccgcctccccgccgccgtctccttctTCGACGCCgtcccgcccgcgcgccgcgacACCGTCCTCCACAACGCCGTGATCTCGGCGTACGCCCGCGCGTCCCGCGCCGCGCCAGCGGTCGCCGTGTTCCGATCGCAGCTTGCCTCCGGCTCCCTTCGGCCCGACGACTATTCATTCACCGCGCTCCTCAGCGCCGCAGCCCACCTGCCCAACCTCTCTGTCTATCACTGTGCGCAGCTACACTGCTCAGTGCTCAAGTCTGGCGCCGGGGGTGCCTTGTCAGTTTGCAACGCGCTCATTGCGCTGTACATGAAATGCGATGCGCCCGAGGTGACACGAGACGCACGGAAGGTGCTTGATGAAATGCCGGCTAAGGATGAACTGACGTGGACTACTATGGTCGTCGGGTATGTTAGGAGAGGCGATGTTGGTGCTGCTAGATCAGTTTTTGAGGAGGTTGATGGGAAGTTTGATGTCGTGTGGAATGCCATGATCTCAGGGTATGTGCAATCAGGAATGGCTACGGAGGCATTTGAGCTGTTCAGGAGGATGGTGCTAGGAAGGGTGTCTCTTGATGAGTTCACATTTACTAGTGTTCTGAGTGCTTGTGCAAATGCTGGGTTCTTTTTGCTTGGGAAGTCTGTCCATGGTCAGATCATTCGGTTGCAGCCAGATTTTGTGCCTGAGGCAGCTTTGCCTGTTAACAATGCGTTGGTGACCTTGTACTCGAAGGGTGGGAAGATTGCTGTTGCAAAAAGGATATTTGACAGCATGAAATCGAAGGATGTCGTTTCTTGGAACACCATTTTGTCAGGGTATGTTGAGAGCAGCTGTTTGGACAAGGCAGTCGAGGTATTTAAGGAGATGCCTTATAAAAATGAGTTGTCATGGATGGTGATGGTCTCAGGATATGTCCATGGAGGGCGTGCGGAAGATGCACTTAAATTGTTTAATTGGATGAGGGCTGAGGATGTCAAGCCGTGTGATTACACCTATGCTGGTGCTATAGCTGCATGTGGTGAACTTGGGGCACTGAAGCATGGGAAGCAGCTCCATGGGCATCTTGTGCAGCTTGGTTTTGAGGGGAGCAATTCTGCAGGAAATGCACTCATTACCATGTATGCTAAATGCGGTGCGGTGAAAGAAGCTcatcttgtgttccttgtgaTGCCCAATGTTGATTCTGTTTCATGGAATGCTATGATTTCAGCTCTTGGGCAGCATGGACATGGAAGAGAGGCGCTTGATCTCTTTGATCAGATGGTTGCTGAAGGCATGTATCCAGATAGGATTTCCTATCTCACAGTATTGACAGCTTGCAATCATGCTGGTTTGGTGGATGAAGGCTTTCATTATTTCGAGTCCATGAAGAGGGACTTTGGCATTATCCCTGGAGAAGATCACTATGCACGGATGATTGATTTGCTTGGTCGGGCTGGACGAATTGCAGAAGCTAGAGATTTGATCAAGACAATACCTTTTGAGCCTACCCCATCCATTTGGGAGGCAATTCTTTCTGGTTGCCGGAATAACGGAGATATGGAACTTGGTGCTTATGCTGCAGACCAGCTGTTTAAGATGACACCACAGCACGATGGCACGTACATCCTACTGTCCAACACTTATTCAGCTGCAGGACGTTGGGTAGATGCTGCAAGAGTAAGGAAGCTAATGCGGGATCGAGGAGTAAAGAAAGAACCAGGGTGCAGCTGGATAGAAGTTGGAAACAAGGTTCATGTATTTCTAGTTGGCGATACAAAACATCCAGAAGCTCATGAAGTTTACCACTTCCTTGAAATGGTTGGTGCTAAGATGAGAAAACTCGGATATCTTCCAGATACAAAGGTTGTATTGCATGACATGGAACCTCATGAGAAGGAGCATATATTGTTTGCTCATAGTGAGAGGCTGGCGGTTGGTTTTGGACTCCTAAAGCTGCCTCCTGGAGCTACGGTTACAGTTCTTAAGAACTTGAAAATATGTGCTGATTGTCATGCTGCAATAATGTTCATGTCAAAGGCGGTCGGAAGGGAAATTGTTGTTAGGGATGTTAGGCGGTTTCACCATTTCAAAGATGGAGAATGTTCATGTGGTAACTATTGGTGA
- the LOC112881910 gene encoding formin-like protein 13, translating into MRGREEVVSALLAVVVVAGLSLLSAGAEADGGSLRRRSLHQPFFPIDSTPPPGSDDSILPPPPPPDASAAAAAKGGGRSSPSVTNAIAIALATGLVALAVAFYSCFLLWRRRSDGGDGGGGGGLRAAKPARSGAGAAAVRVASDVGSSARHQRSPPPSSTASDAIYLDPLTTMVEVGRHRPQSPDLRPLALVKQPSPDLRPLPPLKRPAPQPPPPPASTPPMTTTGDSSDEDQVTFYTAPKTAKSSFSRSTSQRSALEQTAPQPPAPVPVPAPAPAPTPPPPPQSNPPRPVRPPPPPPPPRQRLLRPMPTESPPPAVLASLALTNSPESSVQDRGGENPDGHGGRARPPKPPILKPLHWDKLRAISGRTTVWDQVNSSDSFRVDEAAMESLFLNNTGGAGNSDQAARRGGAGKQESRLLDPKRLQNVAIMLKALNVTSDDVIGALMHGSGDLGSEFYETLAKMAPTKEEELRLKDYTGDISKLDPAESFLKDVLDVPFAFKRVDALLYRANFDTEMDFLKNSFGTLEAACADLRSSKLFMKLLDAVLKTGNRMNDGTNRGEARAFKLDTLLKLADIKSTDGKTTVLHFVVQEIIRSEGLSSDQTAVVNPGITSKEQFKKDGLKVLAGLSSELSNVKRAATLDMDTLIGNVSRLKTDLEKVKLVMQLKETCPDQDSSEKFFDAMDAFLGRSRVEIESVKAAGESAQQRVKETTEYFHGDATKEEPHPLRIFMVVSDFLSTLDRVCRDVGRTPERVMMGSGKSFHISAGTSFPPRRHEQRREPSSSDEDSSSS; encoded by the exons ATGCGAGGAAGAGAGGAGGTTGTGAGCGCGCTGCTCGCTGTGGTGGTGGTAGCTGGCTTGTCGCTGTTgtcggcgggggcggaggccgatGGCGGCAGCCTCCGGCGGCGGTCGCTCCACCAGCCGTTCTTCCCCATCGactccacgccgccgccggggtCCGACGACTCGATcttgccgccgcctccgccaccggatgcctcggcggcggcggcggccaagggCGGCGGGCGGTCCTCGCCCAGCGTGACGAACGCCATCGCCATCGCGCTCGCCACGGGCCTCGTCGCGCTCGCGGTGGCGTTCTACTCGTGCTTCCTCCTGTGGCGGCGCCGCTCCGACGGTGGagacgggggcggcggcggcggcctccgcgCCGCGAAGCCGGCgcgctccggcgccggcgccgcggccgtGAGGGTTGCCAGCGACGTCGGGAGCAGCGCGCGGCACCAGAGGTCGCCACCGCCGAGCTCGACGGCGTCCGACGCGATATACCTCGACCCGCTCACGACGATGGTGGAGGTGGGCCGGCACAGGCCGCAGAGCCCGGACCTCCGCCCACTTGCGCTCGTGAAGCAGCCGAGCCCCGACCTCCGGCCGTTGCCGCCGCTGAAGCGGCCGGCTCCGCAGCCCCCGCCCCCACCGGCGTCCACGCCGCCGATGACCACCACGGGGGATTCATCCGATGAGGACCAGGTCACGTTCTACACCGCGCCGAAGACCGCCAAATCCTCGTTTAGCCGGAGTACGAGCCAGCGCAGCGCCCTAGAGCAAactgctccgcaaccccccgcGCCTGTTCCCgttcccgcgcccgcgcccgcgcccacaCCACCGCCTCCGCCACAGTCGAATCCCCCACGGCCTGttcgtccgccgccgcccccaccgccgccgagGCAGAGGCTGCTGCGACCGATGCCCACGGAGTCCCCGCCTCCCGCCGTCCTCGCCAGTTTGGCGCTAACCAATTCCCCTGAGTCCTCTGTTCAGGACAGGGGAGGCGAGAATCCCGACGGCCACGGCGGGAGAGCGCGGCCGCCGAAGCCGCCGATCCTGAAGCCGCTGCACTGGGACAAGCTCCGCGCCATCTCCGGCCGCACCACCGTCTGGGACCAGGTCAACAGCTCCGACTCGTTCCG CGTGGACGAGGCGGCAATGGAGAGCTTGTTCCTGAATAACACTGGCGGCGCGGGGAATTCCGAtcaggcggcgaggaggggaggCGCCGGGAAGCAGGAGAGCCGGCTGCTCGACCCGAAACGGCTGCAGAACGTCGCGATCATGCTCAAGGCGCTCAATGTGACGTCGGATGATGTGATTGGAGCACTCATGCACG GAAGCGGAGATTTGGGGTCTGAGTTCTACGAAACACTAGCTAAGATGGCACCGACCAAAGAAGAAGAATTGAGATTAAAAGATTATACTGGTGATATATCAAAACTTGATCCAGCAGAGAGCTTTCTGAAAGACGTACTTGATGTTCCTTTTGCCTTCAAAAGAGTAGACGCATTGCTGTACAGAGCAAACTTTGATACTGAAATGGATTTTTTGAAGAATTCTTTTGGTACCCTCGAG GCAGCCTGTGCAGATCTGAGAAGCAGCAAGTTATTCATGAAGTTGCTAGATGCAGTTCTGAAGACTGGGAACCGCATGAACGATGGAACTAATCGAGGCGAGGCCAGGGCCTTCAAACTTGACACTCTTCTAAAGCTTGCAGACATCAAGTCGACAGACGGCAAAACAACAGTGCTCCATTTCGTGGTACAAGAGATCATCCGATCAGAAGGCTTAAGTTCCGATCAAACAGCAGTAGTAAATCCTGGCATCACCAGCAAGGAGCAGTTCAAGAAGGACGGCCTGAAAGTACTTGCTGGGCTCAGCAGTGAGCTATCAAACGTGAAGAGGGCGGCCACATTGGATATGGATACGCTGATTGGCAATGTATCGAGGCTCAAAACCGACCTCGAGAAGGTGAAGCTGGTCATGCAGCTCAAGGAGACATGTCCCGATCAGGACTCAAGCGAGAAGTTCTTCGACGCGATGGACGCGTTCCTCGGAAGATCTCGGGTGGAGATCGAGAGCGTGAAGGCGGCCGGGGAGAGCGCGCAGCAGCGCGTGAAGGAGACCACAGAGTACTTCCACGGCGACGCCACCAAGGAGGAGCCTCATCCGCTGAGGATCTTCATGGTGGTGAGCGACTTCCTGTCGACGCTGGACCGTGTGTGCCGGGACGTCGGCAGGACGCCGGAGAGGGTAATGATGGGGTCTGGCAAGTCGTTCCATATCTCGGCGGGCACGTCCTTTCCGCCGCGCCGGCACGAGCAGCGGAGGGAGCCGAGCTCTTCCGACGAGGATAGCTCGTCGTCTTAA
- the LOC112882596 gene encoding uncharacterized protein LOC112882596 has translation MAPPPPTLPSSRSTPSLPSSPHRPALRPGSLQRLLRPDPSDDDDPAAPTQRSRPRARDRVLLQVTNITPALSGADPFSGHHGFYLRLSDSSRSCYVSLHADHDDLILANGLHIGQVIEVDSLMPSVPAPVLRNFRVLPGRYPCVQQQDSGDDEVKEVVSERPRRPSPTPPLPERRARQGGSPASISHRHRSKSITNLSDAGSPASSAPRRKESVLWCLDPPRSLRKISVPSVYGNSSDDDDTSDVSSSYSLSTARRNWDFTGSSKDVRPVAPRRRSNSVSPGKSGPKPTAHQNDVANDPLESVRRKAEKAFKVLSRRNSMTPRDSSCAAAMPQSASSSGIKWCENNVMWSSLSSSLVRHGKEAMKQRDVALQAVLNGLLEATATEKLIKCLSKYSELQYDKDDDPKELIDRFLKFSQELDRAIFIAQSQARFTRAKACRCSTSSASPKAATKAALDRKQSAISWVRAAIEADLSPFSSHTRASFESSKPSVSEPKPVSPLFCSKPKCNCNSRPSKKTADASTEGSNLNAALDLAIAMRSDSNRWFLKYIDKFLDDIESETPYTTCDSQVAGLLQQLKKVDDWLNHVVRHGRMFPIDRGSKDSVLSEEEESDACERVRRKIYGALLRHVQYAAMALEGISSVTDEDKEQE, from the exons atggcgccgccgccgccgacgctgcCGTCGTCGCGCTCGACTCCTTCGCTGCCCTCGTCGCCGCACAGGCCGGCGCTGCGGCCGGGCAGCCTGCAGCGGCTGCTCCGCCCCGACccctccgacgacgacgaccccgccgcccccacgcagcggtcgcggccgcgcgcccgcgACCGCGTCCTGCTCCAGGTCACCAACATCACCCCCGCGCTCTCCGGCGCCGACCCCTTCTCGGGCCACCACGGCTTCTACCTTCGCCTCTCCGACTCCTCCCGCTCCTGCTACGTCTCCCTCCACGCTGACCATGACGACCTCATCCTCGCCAACGGCCTCCACATCGGCCAGGTCATCGAGGTCGACAGCCTCATGCCGTCCGTTCCGGCCCCCGTGCTCCGCAACTTCCGCGTCCTCCCCGGGCGGTACCCCTGCGTCCAGCAGCAGGACTCCGGAGACGACGAGGTCAAGGAGGTCGTGTccgagcgcccgcgccgcccctcgccgacgCCCCCGCTGCCGGAGAGGAGGGCGCGGCAGGGGGGATCCCCCGCCTCGATCAGCCACCGCCACAGGTCCAAGTCGATCACGAATCTGTCCGACGCAGGCTCGCCGGCGTCGTCGGCTCCAAGGAGGAAGGAGAGCGTGCTGTGGTGCTTGGACCCCCCAAGGAGCCTGAGGAAGATCAGTGTCCCGTCCGTATATGGCAACagcagcgacgacgacgacacgTCGGACGTCTCGTCATCGTACTCGTTGTCCACAGCCAGGAGGAACTGGGACTTCACCGGCAGCAGCAAGGACGTGAGACCCGTCGCTCCCCGGAGACGTAGCAACAGT GTTTCTCCAGGTAAATCCGGCCCAAAACCCACCGCACACCAGAACGACGTGGCGAATGATCCACTGGAGTCGGTGAGGAGAAAGGCAGAGAAGGCGTTCAAGGTGCTCTCCAGGAGGAACAGCATGACGCCCAGAGACAGCTCCTGTGCTGCAGCGATGCCGCAGAGTGCTTCGTCCAGTGGCATCAAGTGGTGCGAGAACAATGTGATGTGGAGCTCGCTCTCTTCAAGCTTGGTGCGGCATGGAAAG GAAGCAATGAAGCAGAGAGACGTGGCGCTGCAAGCTGTGCTTAATGGATTGCTTGAGGCAACTGCCACTGAGAAGTTGATAAAATGCCTTAG CAAATACTCTGAACTACAATATGACAAGGACGACGACCCGAAGGAGCTCATCGACAGGTTCTTGAAATTCTCTCAAGAGCTCGATCGAGCTATCTTCATAGCTCAGTCACAGGCCAGATTTACACGAGCAAAAGCATGCCGTTGCTCAACATCCTCAGCTTCGCCAAAAGCTGCTACCAAGGCTGCACTGGACAGGAAGCAATCCGCCATCTCATGGGTCAGAGCGGCCATCGAAGCGGACCTGTCACCCTTCTCGAGCCACACAAGAGCCTCCTTTGAATCTTCAAAGCCATCAGTGTCCGAGCCAAAGCCTGTAAGCCCGCTGTTCTGTTCCAAGCCGAAGTGCAACTGCAACAGCAGGCCCTCGAAGAAAACTGCAGATGCTTCCACCGAAGGGAGCAATCTGAATGCAGCCCTGGACCTGGCTATCGCAATGCGGTCTGACAGCAACCGGTGGTTCCTCAAGTACATCGACAAGTTCCTGGACGACATCGAGAGCGAGACCCCCTACACGACGTGCGATTCCCAGGTCGCAGGGCTTCTTCAGCAGCTGAAGAAGGTGGATGACTGGCTCAACCACGTCGTGCGGCATGGGAGGATGTTCCCGATCGACAGAGGCAGCAAGGATAGTGTACTGTCCGAGGAAGAAGAGAGCGATGCGTGCGAGAGAGTACGGAGGAAGATTTATGGAGCGCTCCTAAGACATGTGCAGTATGCTGCAATGGCGCTCGAGGGTATTAGTAGTGTAACCGATGAAGATAAAGAGCAGGAATAG
- the LOC112882896 gene encoding transcription factor bHLH139-like, protein METDMMAQFLGADDHCFTYEHVDESMEALVALFLPSLDNDSNSSSSFLNYDVSPQCWPQPTHSSSVTSLLDPVQNFESFEFPVTNPLPPTDFRSPSDVPYFSDDLSPLHGNHSSSIEEEAANDAPATKKRKSSAAIKASKKTKKAGKKDSVSNEDGSNAYVDAQSSSSCTSEEGNLEGNMNSSSKKTGTRASRGAATDPQSLYARKRRERINERLRILQNLVPNGTKVDISTMLEEAAQYVKFLQLQIKLLSSDDMWMYAPLAYNGINISSVDLDISSLQK, encoded by the exons ATGGAAACTGACATGATGGCGCAGTTCCTTGGAGCTGATGATCACTGCTTCACCTATGAGCATGTGGATGAGTCCATGGAGGCATTGGTAGCTCTGTTCTTGCCTAGCCTCGACAATGACTCCAACTCCTCTTCTAGCTTTCTCAACTATGATGTCTCTCCACAGTGCTGGCCTCAACCAACTCATAGTTCTAGTGTTACCAGTTTGCTTGATCCAGTTCAGAACTTTGAGAGCTTTGAGTTTCCGGTTACGAATCCTCTCCCGCCTACCGACTTCAGATCGCCTTCTGATGTTCCGTACTTTAGTGATGACCTGAGCCCTCTTCATGGAAACCATTCATCATCCATAGAGGAAGAAGCAGCCAATGATGCACCGGCTACTAAGAAGCGGAAGTCTAGTGCCGCCATAAAG GCATCAAAGAAGACCAAGAAGGCTGGCAAAAAGGATTCTGTCAGCAACGAAGATGGCAGCAACGCCTATGTTGATGCACAAAGCTCCAGCAGCTGCACCTCCGAGGAGGGAAATTTGGAAGGCAATATGAATTCAAGCTCGAAGAAGACGGGCACCAGGGCCAGCCGTGGAGCAGCAACCGATCCACAGAGCCTCTACGCAAGG aagaggagagagaggatCAATGAAAGACTGAGAATCTTGCAGAACTTGGTTCCCAATGGAACAAAA GTTGACATTAGTACGATGCTCGAGGAAGCAGCACAGTATGTCAAATTTTTGCAGCTTCAGATTAAG TTGTTGAGCTCTGATGACATGTGGATGTATGCCCCACTCGCATATAATGGAATTAACATCAGCAGCGTTGATCTCGACATCTCTTCTCTGCAAAAATAA